In one Rhodococcus sp. B50 genomic region, the following are encoded:
- a CDS encoding RNA polymerase-binding protein RbpA, with protein MADRVLRGSRLGAVSYETDRDHDLAPRRIARYRCDNGEEYDVPFADDAEIPGTWICKNGLEGTLVEGAAPEPKKVKPPRTHWDMLLERRSVEELEDLLKERLDLLKAKRRGA; from the coding sequence ATGGCAGATCGTGTACTGCGAGGCAGCCGACTCGGGGCGGTGAGCTACGAAACCGACCGCGACCACGATCTGGCGCCGCGGCGAATCGCGCGCTACCGCTGCGACAACGGCGAAGAATACGACGTGCCGTTCGCGGACGACGCGGAGATCCCCGGCACCTGGATCTGCAAGAACGGGCTCGAGGGCACCCTGGTCGAGGGCGCCGCGCCGGAGCCGAAGAAGGTCAAGCCGCCGCGCACCCATTGGGACATGCTGCTCGAGCGCCGCTCCGTCGAGGAACTCGAGGACCTGCTCAAGGAGCGCCTGGACCTGCTCAAGGCCAAGCGCCGCGGCGCCTGA
- a CDS encoding chorismate mutase has product MTDRHHTAAEVPPAQAAADELADLRAELDDIDRALLDGVRARLEVCGRVAELKQRHGLDVMQPGRMEVVHRRAQDYAHRHGLSGDFVRSLYTLLIDEACRVEDHIVAGSDAADPIHSGRRGVDGTN; this is encoded by the coding sequence GTGACCGACCGTCACCACACCGCGGCGGAGGTGCCGCCGGCACAGGCCGCCGCCGACGAATTGGCCGATCTGCGAGCCGAACTCGACGACATCGACCGGGCCCTGCTCGACGGGGTCCGGGCCCGCCTCGAGGTGTGCGGACGCGTCGCCGAACTCAAGCAACGCCACGGCCTCGACGTGATGCAACCCGGTCGCATGGAGGTGGTGCACCGCCGCGCCCAGGACTACGCGCACCGGCACGGCCTGTCCGGCGACTTCGTGCGGTCGCTGTACACCCTGCTCATCGACGAGGCCTGCCGGGTCGAGGACCACATCGTCGCCGGCAGCGACGCCGCGGACCCCATCCACTCCGGTCGCCGCGGCGTCGACGGCACGAACTGA
- the pabB gene encoding aminodeoxychorismate synthase component I codes for MSAPRPIRTLLIDNYDSFTYNLYDLLTRVNGIPPRVITNDRSWDELAAEPFDNIVISPGPGRPDRARDFGISARALTDAGVPLLGVCLGHQGLCQLFGSAVVTAPEPVHGRTSPILHDGTGLFTGLPSPFEAVRYHSLIADPVPDDLDATARTPDGLLMAVAHRHRPLWGVQFHPESIGTAHGAQLLANFRDATPARSPITVTPAAAPEPAAEPAPRYVLASRRLPLHPDPSAVYEAVFAPGPHGFWLDGSAALDPQSRFTVLGNGAGPRADYLTYRVGEGIVREHRADGTVEEHRRTVFDHVTARLAQRRVAPRNDLPFGFALGYVGYLGYELKADAGGQLVHTSPHADAALVFADRAVVVDHDGRCCYLLALTEDADDPATGAWFDTTAAILAALPEPADEQTPVPLVGADGGPQLRLRHSPQRYLDLIAQCQNEIRSGETYEVCLTNTVTVDGGIDPLSTYRVLRRMSPTPYSALLDFPEVAVLSASPERFLRIDADGTVESKPIKGTRPRGRTPGEDTALREDLQASEKDRSENLMIVDLVRNDLSRVCVPGSVHVPALFAVETYAAVHQLVSTVRGTLRPEVSAVDCVRAAFPGGSMTGAPKLRTMEIIDKLEDGPRGVYSGAIGYLSPTGAADLSVVIRTLVATAHEVTFGIGGAIVALSDPADELDETLVKSVVMRRCLAAARDTATARDTATATDAGSATDAAAGTGAGCVDGPPVLPGRAGP; via the coding sequence GTGTCCGCGCCCCGCCCGATCCGCACATTGTTGATCGACAACTACGACTCGTTCACCTACAACCTCTACGACCTGCTCACCCGCGTCAACGGCATCCCGCCGCGGGTGATCACCAACGACCGCAGCTGGGACGAACTCGCCGCCGAACCGTTCGACAACATCGTGATCTCCCCCGGCCCGGGCCGACCCGACCGGGCGCGGGACTTCGGGATCAGCGCCCGCGCCCTCACCGACGCCGGGGTGCCGCTGCTCGGGGTGTGCCTCGGCCACCAGGGGCTGTGCCAGCTGTTCGGCAGCGCCGTGGTCACCGCCCCCGAACCGGTGCACGGCCGCACCAGCCCGATCCTGCACGACGGCACCGGCCTGTTCACCGGCCTGCCCTCGCCCTTCGAGGCGGTGCGCTACCACTCGCTGATCGCCGATCCGGTCCCCGACGATCTCGACGCCACCGCCCGCACCCCGGACGGGCTGCTCATGGCCGTCGCGCACCGGCACCGCCCGTTGTGGGGGGTGCAGTTCCATCCCGAATCGATCGGCACCGCCCACGGCGCGCAACTGCTCGCCAACTTCCGCGACGCCACCCCGGCGCGCAGCCCGATCACCGTCACCCCGGCCGCCGCCCCGGAACCGGCGGCCGAGCCGGCCCCGCGATATGTGCTCGCCAGCCGCCGGCTCCCGCTGCACCCCGACCCGTCCGCGGTGTACGAGGCGGTCTTCGCCCCCGGCCCGCACGGCTTCTGGCTCGACGGCAGCGCCGCCCTCGACCCGCAGTCACGGTTCACCGTCCTCGGCAACGGCGCCGGCCCCCGCGCCGACTATCTGACCTACCGGGTCGGTGAGGGCATCGTGCGCGAACACCGCGCCGACGGCACCGTCGAGGAACACCGCCGCACCGTCTTCGACCATGTGACCGCCCGCCTCGCGCAGCGCCGCGTCGCCCCGCGCAACGACCTGCCGTTCGGGTTCGCGCTCGGCTACGTCGGCTATCTCGGCTACGAACTCAAGGCCGACGCCGGTGGTCAGCTCGTGCACACCTCCCCCCACGCCGATGCCGCGCTGGTGTTCGCCGACCGGGCGGTGGTCGTCGACCACGACGGCCGCTGCTGCTATCTGCTGGCCCTGACCGAGGACGCCGACGATCCCGCGACCGGCGCCTGGTTCGACACGACCGCCGCGATCCTGGCGGCGCTGCCCGAACCCGCCGACGAACAGACCCCGGTGCCTCTGGTCGGCGCGGACGGCGGCCCGCAGTTGCGGCTGCGGCACTCCCCGCAGCGCTATCTCGATCTGATCGCCCAGTGCCAGAACGAAATCCGCAGCGGCGAGACCTACGAGGTGTGCCTGACGAACACCGTCACCGTCGACGGCGGCATCGACCCACTGAGCACCTACCGGGTGCTGCGACGGATGAGCCCCACCCCCTACAGCGCACTGCTCGACTTCCCCGAGGTGGCGGTGCTCAGCGCGTCCCCGGAACGTTTCCTGCGTATCGACGCCGACGGCACCGTCGAATCGAAACCGATCAAGGGCACCCGCCCGCGCGGCCGCACCCCCGGCGAGGACACGGCGCTACGGGAAGACCTGCAGGCCAGCGAGAAGGACCGCTCCGAGAACCTGATGATCGTCGACCTGGTGCGCAACGACCTGTCCCGGGTGTGTGTGCCCGGCTCGGTGCACGTGCCGGCGCTGTTCGCGGTGGAAACCTATGCGGCGGTGCACCAGCTGGTGTCCACGGTGCGCGGCACCCTGCGGCCGGAGGTCTCGGCGGTGGACTGTGTGCGCGCCGCCTTCCCCGGCGGGTCGATGACCGGTGCCCCGAAGCTGCGCACCATGGAAATCATCGACAAGCTCGAGGACGGCCCGCGCGGGGTGTACTCCGGAGCGATCGGCTATCTGTCCCCGACCGGCGCCGCCGACCTGTCGGTGGTCATCCGCACCCTCGTCGCCACCGCCCACGAGGTGACCTTCGGCATCGGTGGGGCGATCGTGGCGTTGTCCGATCCGGCCGACGAACTCGACGAGACCCTCGTCAAGTCCGTGGTGATGCGCCGCTGCCTCGCCGCCGCCCGCGACACCGCCACCGCCCGCGACACCGCCACCGCAACCGACGCCGGCTCCGCAACCGACGCTGCGGCCGGGACGGGGGCCGGGTGCGTCGACGGGCCGCCGGTGCTGCCCGGGCGGGCCGGACCGTGA
- a CDS encoding NAD-binding protein: MTVPGRVVVAGGCGAVGVLLADALRETGREVLVVDPAADPATPGMLRADLTAPDTALAAALGDADLVILAVPDVIAGAALPVLARLLPPHTLLVETLSVKTPIAAALHTYRPGAPALGINPMFAPDLGLPGRPVLAVRHHDAPAADEFVTALRAWGAGVVETTADEHDRITAAVQVLTHAAILAFGIALDRLDVPGVAARVAAPPHTVLRALLARLTGGTAEVYHDIQRTNPYAATARRALAEAVADLDAATDALPDFAVLLDRARTALGDGQPAAAELCAQLFATLPRDPGAVDSSREERSRT; this comes from the coding sequence GTGACCGTCCCCGGCCGGGTGGTCGTCGCCGGCGGATGCGGCGCCGTCGGCGTCCTGCTCGCCGATGCGCTGCGCGAGACCGGCCGTGAGGTGCTCGTCGTCGACCCGGCCGCCGACCCGGCCACCCCCGGAATGCTGCGCGCCGATCTGACCGCCCCCGACACCGCCCTCGCCGCCGCCCTCGGCGACGCCGACCTCGTGATCCTGGCCGTCCCCGACGTGATCGCCGGGGCCGCCCTGCCGGTGCTGGCGCGGTTGCTGCCCCCACACACCCTGCTGGTGGAGACCTTGTCGGTGAAGACCCCGATCGCCGCGGCGCTGCACACCTACCGGCCGGGCGCACCCGCGCTGGGCATCAACCCGATGTTCGCCCCCGACCTCGGTCTGCCCGGCCGGCCGGTGCTCGCGGTGCGCCACCACGATGCCCCGGCCGCGGACGAGTTCGTGACGGCACTGCGCGCCTGGGGTGCCGGCGTGGTGGAGACCACCGCGGACGAGCACGACCGCATCACCGCCGCCGTGCAGGTGCTCACCCACGCCGCGATCCTCGCCTTCGGGATCGCCCTCGACCGGCTCGACGTGCCGGGCGTCGCCGCGCGGGTCGCCGCGCCCCCGCACACCGTGCTGCGGGCGCTGCTCGCGCGCCTCACCGGCGGCACCGCCGAGGTCTACCACGACATCCAGCGCACCAACCCGTATGCCGCCACCGCCCGTCGCGCGCTCGCCGAGGCGGTCGCCGACCTCGACGCCGCCACCGACGCGCTGCCCGACTTCGCGGTGCTGCTCGACCGGGCCCGCACCGCGCTCGGCGACGGGCAGCCCGCCGCCGCCGAGCTGTGCGCGCAGCTGTTCGCGACGCTGCCGCGGGATCCGGGGGCGGTGGACTCCTCCCGCGAGGAAAGGAGCCGGACGTGA
- a CDS encoding AurF N-oxygenase family protein translates to MTESDIPGVQLRAPELPQHDPSDPAESAVIAGLVRSWPRRAAVKKPEVDLDALFEPHRADFPEQMLPFAEHPRYLALDEPPRARLRAWAWIAYNKSVVDIEQHVVNPGFGLIIDDVFGFGPSDRVVTGVLQAMVDEQYHTLMHQQANALTRRRRGWALPESVLPGCPTVREHRAAVARAEDPRAAALVQLAFTTVAETSISAYLALLTTDPQVQPVNRATVAVHRRDELCHASLAGGLLTAVLTELDDVDRVRLLDALGAAVAAFTGADTSTWAAIIAHENIPGGDELVADTIAVSEGRPVVQDCTAIRRLCGGLGLGEELDARWPWRR, encoded by the coding sequence GTGACCGAGTCCGACATCCCGGGTGTGCAGCTGCGCGCGCCGGAACTCCCGCAGCACGATCCGTCCGATCCGGCCGAGAGCGCGGTGATCGCCGGACTGGTCCGGTCCTGGCCGCGCCGCGCCGCGGTGAAGAAACCCGAGGTGGATCTGGATGCGCTGTTCGAACCGCACCGCGCCGACTTCCCCGAGCAGATGCTGCCCTTCGCCGAGCATCCGCGCTATCTGGCGCTGGACGAGCCGCCGCGGGCGCGGCTGCGGGCATGGGCGTGGATCGCCTACAACAAGAGCGTCGTCGACATCGAGCAGCACGTCGTCAATCCGGGCTTCGGGTTGATCATCGACGACGTGTTCGGGTTCGGGCCGTCCGACCGGGTGGTGACCGGGGTGCTGCAGGCGATGGTCGACGAGCAGTACCACACCCTCATGCACCAGCAGGCCAACGCGCTGACCCGCCGCCGCCGCGGCTGGGCGTTGCCGGAGTCGGTGCTGCCGGGGTGCCCGACGGTGCGGGAGCACCGCGCCGCGGTCGCCCGGGCGGAGGATCCCCGGGCGGCGGCGCTGGTGCAGCTGGCGTTCACCACCGTCGCGGAGACCTCGATCAGCGCGTATCTGGCGTTGCTCACCACCGACCCGCAGGTGCAGCCGGTGAACCGCGCGACCGTGGCCGTGCACCGCCGCGACGAGCTGTGCCATGCCTCCCTCGCCGGCGGGTTGCTCACCGCTGTGCTCACCGAACTCGACGACGTCGATCGGGTGCGGTTGCTCGACGCGCTCGGCGCGGCGGTCGCCGCGTTCACCGGCGCCGACACCTCCACCTGGGCGGCGATCATCGCGCACGAGAACATTCCGGGTGGCGACGAACTCGTCGCCGACACCATCGCGGTGAGCGAGGGCCGGCCGGTGGTGCAGGACTGCACCGCCATCCGCCGGCTGTGCGGGGGCTTGGGGCTCGGGGAGGAACTCGACGCCCGCTGGCCCTGGCGCCGCTGA
- a CDS encoding polyprenol monophosphomannose synthase — MAAATPAGNDSAPSARTLVIIPTYNERENLGRIITRLHAALPHTHVLVVDDGSPDGTGALADELAAADERIAVLHRTEKNGLGAAYIAGFRWGLAHDYTVLVEMDADGSHAPEQLHLLLEKVDAGADLVLGSRYVPGGTVVNWPWHREVLSRGGNIYSRLALGVSIQDITGGYRAYRREVLEKLDLDAIASHGYCFQVDLAWRTLQAGFTVAEVPITFTEREIGESKMNGNIVQEALVRVTVWGLRSRLARLRALLGR, encoded by the coding sequence ATGGCAGCGGCAACGCCGGCCGGGAACGACAGCGCACCCAGCGCCCGCACCCTGGTGATCATTCCGACCTACAACGAGCGGGAGAACCTCGGTCGGATCATCACCCGGCTGCACGCCGCGCTGCCGCACACCCACGTCCTCGTCGTCGACGACGGCAGCCCCGACGGCACCGGCGCCCTCGCCGACGAACTCGCCGCCGCCGACGAACGCATCGCGGTGCTGCACCGCACCGAGAAGAACGGCCTCGGCGCCGCCTACATCGCCGGTTTCCGGTGGGGTCTGGCACACGACTACACGGTGCTCGTGGAGATGGACGCCGACGGCAGCCACGCCCCCGAACAGCTGCACCTGCTGCTCGAGAAGGTCGACGCCGGTGCCGATCTGGTGCTCGGCTCCCGCTATGTGCCCGGCGGCACGGTGGTGAACTGGCCGTGGCACCGCGAGGTGCTCTCGCGCGGCGGCAACATCTACTCGCGGCTCGCCCTCGGGGTGTCGATCCAGGACATCACCGGCGGTTACCGCGCCTATCGCCGGGAGGTGCTCGAGAAGCTCGACCTCGACGCGATCGCCTCGCACGGCTACTGCTTCCAGGTGGATCTGGCGTGGCGCACCCTGCAGGCCGGGTTCACCGTCGCCGAGGTGCCCATCACGTTCACCGAACGGGAGATCGGCGAGTCGAAGATGAACGGCAACATCGTGCAGGAGGCCCTGGTGCGGGTCACCGTGTGGGGCTTGCGCAGCCGGCTCGCGCGGTTGCGGGCACTGCTCGGCCGCTGA
- the lnt gene encoding apolipoprotein N-acyltransferase translates to MTGRPFAAVTARTVRGVALRASAAVVAGLLLFASFPPRPLWFLAPVGLALLIGVLVAVPMRRRAGFGYGYLAGLGFLVPLLPWIGVYVGPLPWLALAAAEAVFVGLFGALVVHLRSLPVAPLWIAAAWSLTEWLRSSVPFGGFPWGRLAFGQPDGWFVSLAVVGGAPLVSFAVAATGAGLAAVVLTAYHRPRAARAWTVPVAVSLLGPLLAAAAWPLVRTPTEESSTVTVAAIQGSVPRLGLDFNAQRKAVLDNHVARTLELADDVAAGRAPAPDVVIWPENASDIDPLRNADAARDITAAAAAIAAPILVGAVLINGDGTTTNSVIVWDAQTGPGERHDKKIIQPFGEYLPWRSFFRLFSEYADRAGYFVPGDGDGTVTAGGIDIGVATCYEVAFDRAFRDSIDAGAQLLAVPTNNATFGDTEMTYQQLAMSRLRAVEHGRAVVVAATSGVSAIVAPDGRVQQSTPLFVPDALVAQVPVRADVTLASRLGAAPELLLCAAAVAAAGLALVRGRREKAGAAARTSTGAAGAPAGGRFDKEDL, encoded by the coding sequence GTGACCGGCCGGCCTTTCGCGGCGGTCACCGCGCGGACGGTGCGCGGCGTCGCACTGCGGGCGTCGGCCGCCGTCGTCGCGGGACTGTTGCTGTTCGCGTCGTTCCCGCCGCGCCCGCTGTGGTTCCTCGCCCCCGTCGGGCTCGCCCTCCTGATCGGTGTATTGGTTGCAGTACCGATGCGGCGACGCGCCGGTTTCGGCTACGGCTACCTCGCGGGTCTCGGTTTCCTGGTGCCGCTGCTGCCCTGGATCGGGGTGTACGTCGGTCCGTTGCCGTGGTTGGCGCTCGCCGCCGCCGAGGCGGTCTTCGTCGGCCTGTTCGGCGCGCTGGTGGTGCACCTGCGGTCCCTGCCGGTCGCGCCGTTGTGGATCGCGGCGGCGTGGAGCCTGACCGAATGGTTGCGGTCGAGCGTCCCGTTCGGCGGCTTCCCGTGGGGGCGCCTGGCGTTCGGGCAACCCGACGGCTGGTTCGTCTCCCTCGCCGTCGTCGGCGGCGCCCCGCTGGTGTCGTTCGCCGTGGCCGCGACCGGCGCCGGGCTCGCCGCCGTCGTCCTCACCGCCTACCACCGTCCCCGCGCCGCGCGGGCCTGGACGGTGCCGGTCGCGGTGAGCCTGCTCGGCCCGTTGCTCGCGGCGGCGGCGTGGCCGCTGGTGCGCACCCCCACCGAGGAGTCGTCGACGGTGACGGTCGCGGCGATCCAGGGCAGCGTGCCGCGCCTGGGCCTGGACTTCAACGCCCAACGCAAGGCGGTGCTCGACAATCACGTCGCCCGCACCCTCGAACTCGCCGACGATGTCGCCGCCGGGCGGGCCCCGGCCCCGGACGTGGTGATCTGGCCGGAGAACGCCTCGGACATCGATCCGCTGCGCAACGCCGACGCCGCCCGCGACATCACCGCCGCGGCCGCCGCGATCGCCGCGCCGATCCTCGTCGGGGCGGTGCTGATCAACGGGGACGGCACCACCACCAATTCGGTGATCGTGTGGGACGCGCAGACCGGGCCGGGGGAGCGGCACGACAAGAAGATCATCCAGCCGTTCGGCGAGTATCTGCCGTGGCGCTCGTTCTTCCGGTTGTTCTCCGAGTACGCCGACCGGGCGGGTTATTTCGTGCCCGGCGACGGGGACGGCACCGTCACCGCCGGCGGCATCGACATCGGGGTGGCGACCTGCTACGAGGTGGCCTTCGACCGGGCGTTCCGCGACTCGATCGACGCCGGCGCGCAGCTGCTGGCGGTGCCGACGAACAACGCCACCTTCGGCGACACCGAGATGACCTACCAGCAGCTGGCGATGTCACGGCTGCGGGCCGTCGAGCACGGCCGGGCCGTGGTGGTCGCGGCGACCAGCGGGGTCAGCGCGATCGTCGCCCCGGACGGCCGGGTGCAGCAGAGCACACCGCTGTTCGTGCCCGATGCCCTGGTGGCGCAGGTGCCCGTGCGCGCAGACGTTACGCTGGCTAGTCGGCTCGGAGCGGCGCCGGAGCTTCTGCTCTGCGCCGCGGCCGTGGCCGCCGCCGGTCTCGCCCTGGTGCGGGGGCGGCGGGAGAAGGCCGGTGCGGCAGCTCGAACCAGCACCGGCGCAGCAGGAGCACCGGCCGGTGGCCGGTTCGACAAGGAGGACCTCTGA